In Pseudodesulfovibrio sp. JC047, a genomic segment contains:
- a CDS encoding glycerophosphodiester phosphodiesterase family protein, which yields MFFDFLTGKGHVCAHRGARSLAPENTLLAAKVALESGADFWELDVHKVADGTLMIFHDDVLSRTTDVATHPYFVGGGPWEAHVYTGEELRQLDAGSWFLQTDPFGSIARGDIPAETLEEMPGLKIPTLREALEFCRKHDFPVNVEIKDQFQSPGDLSIVEEVLHVARETDTTDLILLSSFNHAYLTRMRYLAPDLPLAALVEKEHPEDIRDYLKRLGAKGYHPREDILDSGLAQSLSSEGIQVSPFTVNDMEQAQSLLDAGCFGIITDFPHTLRDRIPSDACCRISA from the coding sequence GTGTTTTTCGATTTTTTAACGGGAAAGGGCCATGTTTGTGCCCACCGGGGTGCACGCTCTCTTGCACCTGAGAACACGTTGTTGGCTGCCAAGGTCGCCTTGGAGTCGGGGGCTGATTTTTGGGAACTGGATGTGCATAAAGTCGCTGATGGTACCCTGATGATTTTCCATGACGATGTACTGTCTCGGACCACAGATGTTGCGACGCATCCGTATTTTGTCGGAGGTGGGCCGTGGGAAGCCCATGTGTACACGGGTGAGGAATTGCGGCAGCTTGATGCGGGGTCATGGTTCCTTCAAACCGATCCATTTGGTTCCATTGCGCGTGGAGATATCCCCGCTGAAACTTTGGAAGAGATGCCAGGGTTGAAGATTCCAACCTTGCGAGAAGCGTTGGAATTTTGCCGGAAACATGATTTCCCTGTCAATGTTGAGATCAAAGATCAGTTCCAGTCTCCGGGAGATTTGTCCATTGTCGAAGAAGTGCTCCATGTCGCCCGAGAAACGGACACGACCGATCTTATTTTGTTGTCCTCCTTCAATCATGCGTATTTGACCCGGATGCGATATCTTGCCCCGGATTTGCCGTTGGCTGCATTGGTTGAAAAAGAGCATCCCGAAGATATCCGCGACTATTTGAAACGTCTTGGAGCCAAGGGGTACCATCCAAGAGAGGATATCCTTGATTCTGGCCTGGCGCAGAGTCTTTCAAGCGAAGGGATTCAAGTGAGTCCTTTTACCGTGAATGATATGGAACAGGCTCAATCCTTATTGGACGCGGGATGTTTCGGGATCATCACGGATTTCCCGCACACCTTGCGTGATCGAATTCCTTCGGATGCGTGTTGCAGAATTTCAGCGTGA
- a CDS encoding iron ABC transporter substrate-binding protein, which translates to MKYSVTIFLSLLILISSAMAEARTRPLIDDAGRTIQIPQKVDRVICSGPGCLRLLTYLEAQSMAVAVDDIESRRSTYDARPYALANPQFKDMPIFGEFRGHDNPELILTLEPQPQVILKTYAGSMGYDPIELGQKTGIPVVTLSYGDLGRLRPQFFQALRTLGEVIGKQQRAEDVIAFFQTAIADLEKRTADIPAKDRPGVFVGGVAFKGPHGFQSTEPAYPPFAFINANNLAYDTGLTGKELRHSDVSKEMIVAWNPDILFLDLMTLELGNEAGGLHELRTDPAYRSLTAVNDGKVYGLLPYNSYSKNYGSILANAYYIGKLLYPDHFTDIDPQEKADEIYRFLVGKPVFDAMNELFMGYAYKPVPVN; encoded by the coding sequence ATGAAATACAGCGTCACCATTTTCCTGTCTTTGCTCATTCTTATCTCATCGGCGATGGCTGAGGCAAGAACACGTCCCCTGATTGACGATGCGGGCCGAACGATTCAGATACCGCAAAAAGTTGACCGCGTCATCTGTTCCGGGCCGGGCTGCCTGCGCCTTTTAACCTACCTTGAAGCCCAATCCATGGCCGTGGCCGTAGACGACATCGAATCCCGTCGAAGCACGTATGACGCACGCCCCTATGCTCTGGCCAACCCCCAGTTCAAGGACATGCCCATTTTTGGCGAATTTCGGGGACATGACAATCCGGAATTGATCTTGACGCTGGAACCGCAACCCCAGGTGATCCTGAAGACCTATGCGGGAAGCATGGGATATGATCCGATTGAATTGGGACAGAAGACAGGGATTCCAGTGGTCACCCTGAGTTATGGAGATCTCGGACGGCTCCGGCCACAATTTTTCCAGGCATTGCGCACACTCGGTGAAGTCATTGGCAAACAACAACGGGCAGAAGATGTCATCGCCTTTTTTCAAACGGCCATCGCGGATCTCGAAAAACGGACCGCAGACATCCCGGCAAAGGACCGTCCGGGCGTCTTTGTCGGCGGCGTGGCATTCAAGGGCCCGCACGGCTTCCAGTCCACTGAACCGGCCTATCCGCCATTTGCTTTCATCAACGCGAACAATCTCGCCTATGACACGGGATTGACCGGAAAAGAATTGCGCCATTCCGATGTTTCCAAGGAAATGATCGTGGCCTGGAACCCGGACATCCTATTTCTTGATCTCATGACCCTGGAGCTGGGAAATGAGGCAGGAGGCTTGCACGAATTGCGAACAGACCCGGCGTATCGCAGTCTGACCGCTGTCAATGATGGCAAAGTATACGGTCTTTTGCCGTACAACAGCTACTCCAAAAATTACGGGTCCATTCTTGCCAACGCCTATTACATTGGAAAATTGCTCTACCCTGACCATTTTACGGATATCGATCCACAAGAAAAAGCGGATGAAATATACCGCTTCCTCGTGGGAAAACCCGTGTTCGATGCCATGAACGAACTTTTCATGGGATATGCATACAAACCGGTTCCGGTGAACTGA
- a CDS encoding iron ABC transporter permease encodes MHFSDGQIPAEYRRYVGWKTTLLITSMGLLAITLVIAISLGAAGIPLKDVIAALLHLPVSKRVDVIIWNIRLPQALAAIVAGAGLSVSGTAMQSILRNPLGSPFTLGISHAAAFGAAFSVMMLGGGIMTSSNTGAVNITNPYMTTGAAFLASLLAASVIIGISRLRGATPEIMVLTGVALGALFTAGTMFLQFFADDIQLAAMVFWTFGDTARASWSELGVITVVVVVSSVYFLASSWNYNAIDAGDETAKGLGVRVDRVRLIGMMLASMVTATIIAFLGIIGFVGLVVPHMARRLIGSDHRFLVPASIVGGSLLLLISDTAARLMLAPHVLPVSVLTAFMGAPVFIYLIVRGQRR; translated from the coding sequence ATGCATTTCTCTGATGGACAAATTCCTGCTGAATACCGTCGTTACGTCGGCTGGAAGACCACGCTCCTCATCACCTCCATGGGGCTTTTGGCGATCACGCTTGTGATCGCCATCTCCCTGGGAGCGGCTGGTATTCCACTCAAGGATGTCATTGCCGCCCTACTGCATCTCCCGGTTTCCAAACGGGTTGATGTCATTATCTGGAACATCCGTCTGCCCCAGGCCCTGGCGGCCATTGTGGCGGGAGCAGGCCTTTCCGTCTCAGGAACGGCTATGCAATCCATCCTCCGCAATCCATTAGGATCACCATTCACGCTCGGCATTTCGCACGCCGCCGCCTTCGGTGCCGCCTTTTCGGTCATGATGCTGGGAGGCGGCATCATGACATCGTCAAATACCGGCGCCGTCAACATCACCAATCCGTACATGACTACCGGGGCGGCCTTTCTCGCCAGTCTGCTGGCTGCCAGTGTGATTATCGGCATTTCCCGACTCCGGGGAGCGACCCCTGAAATCATGGTCCTGACTGGCGTGGCCCTTGGTGCCCTCTTCACAGCGGGAACCATGTTTCTCCAATTCTTCGCCGACGATATCCAACTGGCGGCCATGGTCTTCTGGACCTTTGGCGATACGGCTCGGGCCTCGTGGTCGGAACTGGGTGTCATTACCGTCGTCGTGGTTGTCTCATCGGTCTATTTTCTGGCCAGCAGTTGGAATTACAACGCCATTGATGCTGGAGACGAAACCGCCAAGGGATTGGGCGTCCGCGTGGACCGCGTCCGCCTCATCGGCATGATGCTGGCATCGATGGTCACCGCCACCATCATCGCCTTTCTCGGCATCATCGGATTCGTCGGATTGGTCGTCCCACACATGGCCCGCAGACTCATTGGTTCGGACCACCGTTTTCTCGTGCCAGCCTCCATCGTGGGTGGCAGTCTGCTCTTGCTGATATCCGATACCGCCGCTCGGCTCATGTTGGCCCCACACGTCCTGCCAGTCTCAGTACTCACCGCCTTCATGGGCGCGCCGGTGTTCATCTACCTTATAGTACGAGGACAACGCCGATGA
- a CDS encoding ABC transporter permease — translation MIRSLPRSKTYNWSFNLFILAYFTFLFAPLLVTCVLAFNDSNYPSLPWQGFSLDWFLAAGPERIGLFHDEQNLRSILTSFQTAFFVSILSVVVGTCASFLFEKENFRFKGVLYFLMLAPLVIPGVILGISLLLAANTAGMFFEDTFGLDFDVFRPSFWLVVFGQFSFITTFVTLVVSARLRKFDISLEEAALNLGATQFGVIWHITLIFLRPAIIGAWAVAFLMSFENFNTTLFLVGSEPTLPINLYLQVRDGSTPVINAISLMLIVGTSLLAMVNLYFTRKDE, via the coding sequence CCCTCCCCAGAAGCAAGACCTACAATTGGTCGTTCAACCTGTTTATTCTCGCATATTTTACCTTCCTTTTCGCACCACTGCTCGTCACCTGTGTGTTGGCGTTCAATGATTCAAATTATCCGTCCTTGCCGTGGCAGGGATTCAGTCTCGATTGGTTTTTGGCGGCCGGGCCTGAACGGATCGGGCTTTTTCATGACGAACAGAATTTACGATCCATTTTGACGAGTTTCCAGACCGCGTTTTTCGTGTCGATTCTCAGTGTGGTGGTGGGCACATGTGCCAGTTTTCTGTTCGAGAAAGAGAACTTTCGATTCAAGGGTGTCCTGTATTTCCTGATGTTGGCGCCATTGGTGATACCAGGTGTGATTCTTGGTATCTCACTGTTGCTTGCTGCCAATACCGCAGGCATGTTCTTTGAAGATACGTTCGGTCTTGATTTCGATGTGTTTCGACCCAGTTTCTGGCTGGTCGTGTTTGGCCAATTTTCTTTTATCACGACGTTTGTGACGTTGGTTGTTTCGGCACGACTCCGTAAATTTGATATATCGCTGGAAGAAGCGGCTTTGAATTTGGGGGCGACGCAATTCGGAGTTATTTGGCATATCACCTTGATCTTTTTGCGTCCTGCGATTATAGGCGCGTGGGCAGTGGCTTTTCTCATGAGTTTTGAGAATTTCAATACCACGTTGTTTCTCGTGGGGTCGGAGCCGACCCTGCCGATTAACCTCTATCTACAGGTTCGAGATGGGAGTACGCCGGTCATTAATGCGATATCTTTGATGCTGATAGTCGGTACATCGCTTTTGGCCATGGTCAATCTCTATTTCACCAGAAAGGATGAGTAG
- a CDS encoding ABC transporter ATP-binding protein — protein MILSISDMEFTYGDRPILSGVDFELDGGELLAILGPNGVGKTTLLKCINAIHRPSSGAVMVEGRDILTMPPHEIALGVGYVAQKNETARMTVFDAILMGRKPHIRWRPTEHDLKIVDSAIKRLHMQSLTLRHIDCLSGGELQKVAIARAMVQEPKLMLLDEPTSSLDLKSQVDILTMLRRVVDEHHISAIMTMHDLNTALRYADKVLFLKNGHIHSTGPACDVTAEVVEEVYDLPVDIHTVNGHPLIVPAS, from the coding sequence ATGATTCTTTCCATATCAGATATGGAATTCACCTATGGGGACAGGCCCATTCTCTCGGGAGTGGATTTCGAACTTGACGGTGGAGAACTCCTTGCCATCCTTGGCCCGAATGGCGTGGGCAAAACGACCCTGCTCAAATGTATCAACGCCATTCACCGCCCGTCTTCCGGGGCAGTCATGGTTGAAGGGCGAGATATCCTGACCATGCCGCCACACGAAATAGCACTGGGAGTCGGCTATGTCGCCCAGAAGAATGAAACGGCACGCATGACCGTCTTCGACGCCATTCTCATGGGCAGAAAACCACACATCCGCTGGCGTCCCACAGAACACGACCTGAAAATCGTGGACTCCGCCATCAAGCGACTTCACATGCAATCCCTGACACTCCGCCATATCGACTGTCTGAGTGGTGGAGAATTGCAAAAGGTGGCCATTGCCAGAGCCATGGTGCAAGAACCGAAACTGATGCTGTTGGATGAACCCACCAGTTCACTGGATCTCAAGAGTCAGGTGGACATCCTGACCATGCTTCGGCGTGTCGTGGATGAACACCACATCAGTGCCATCATGACCATGCATGATCTGAACACGGCTCTACGCTATGCCGACAAAGTCCTTTTCCTGAAAAACGGCCATATCCATTCAACCGGCCCGGCCTGCGACGTCACCGCTGAGGTAGTGGAAGAAGTCTATGACCTGCCGGTCGATATTCACACGGTGAACGGACATCCCCTGATTGTCCCCGCCTCATGA
- a CDS encoding FmdE family protein produces MPCELSSETIEQTVNFHGHTCPGLAIGIRAAELALQELGTSSDVDMVAVSETDMCGVDAIQFITSCTYGKGNFLHRDHGKMAFSFYDRNSGKGFRAVLNPEIRDTADNELAVLMRKADANTATPDEKKRITALRTLLRERFMTLDLHEMFTVMPPKEPIPTPARVLESLTCDCCHESVMESRTRRLGGQTLCIPCFTAREQKI; encoded by the coding sequence ATGCCCTGCGAACTTTCATCTGAAACCATTGAACAGACGGTTAATTTTCACGGACACACCTGTCCTGGACTGGCTATAGGTATCCGAGCTGCCGAACTGGCCCTTCAGGAATTGGGCACTTCATCAGATGTGGACATGGTGGCGGTCTCGGAAACCGACATGTGTGGGGTGGATGCCATCCAATTCATCACCAGTTGCACGTATGGCAAAGGCAACTTCCTGCATCGAGACCATGGCAAAATGGCCTTTTCTTTTTATGACAGGAATAGTGGCAAAGGATTCCGCGCGGTGCTCAACCCGGAAATTCGCGACACAGCGGACAATGAGCTTGCCGTCCTCATGCGAAAGGCAGACGCCAACACCGCCACGCCGGACGAAAAAAAACGCATCACGGCCTTACGCACCCTTTTGCGGGAACGATTCATGACATTGGACCTGCATGAAATGTTCACGGTGATGCCGCCCAAAGAACCAATTCCCACACCGGCACGCGTGTTGGAAAGCCTGACCTGCGATTGCTGTCACGAATCCGTCATGGAATCCCGCACCCGCAGGCTCGGCGGTCAAACCCTCTGCATTCCCTGCTTCACTGCTCGGGAACAAAAAATCTGA